The proteins below are encoded in one region of Populus alba chromosome 2, ASM523922v2, whole genome shotgun sequence:
- the LOC118046887 gene encoding flowering time control protein FCA isoform X2: MERHRGDHQRHHELQHPNFNQHHPDQNQFNNHNHSHYNYDSNQQMSGEANDPFSGGLFRPNGRKRGRFHSSDYGDGGVNAKLYVAPIPRTTTEENIRSLFEEHGSVVEVVLPRDKRTGQQQAYCFVKYTTFEEADRAIRALHNQHTIPGEVVPFKVRYADGERERPVPRCPVVGGFVDKLYVGSINKLASKQEIEEIFSPYGHVEDVYIARDELKQSRGCAFVKFAQRDMALAAIKGLNGTLTMRGCDQPLIVRFADPKKPKTGELRGSYAFGGPNFGPCSQQPMIRPAPGCFLPNASFSMQQTSTTGVPQAVAHAAKQELVSPHITEQPLSSVKHSPSQLSQMPLQHMQAPEKCFQSPQQAIFDTHKQTQILEQQQNQQIALQEHVFLQPTWTTNTQPASRNSVTSAVPPSPQIVDPGECDWSEHSCPDGYKYYYNCITYESRKV; this comes from the exons atggaaagACACAGAGGAGACCATCAACGGCATCACGAGCTTCAACATCCCAACTTTAACCAGCACCATCCCGACCAGAACCAATtcaacaaccacaaccacagcCATTATAATTACGACTCTAATCAGCAGATGAGTGGTGAAGCTAACGACCCATTTAGTGGTGGATTATTCCGCCCCAATGGCCGCAAAAGAGGCCGATTCCATTCTTCAG aTTACGGTGATGGTGGTGTTAATGCAAAGCTTTATGTCGCACCAATTCCAAGAACAACGACTGAAGAAAAT ATCCGCTCTTTGTTTGAAGAACATGGAAGTGTTGTTGAGGTTGTTTTACCCCGGGATAAGCGGACTGGGCAGCAACAAG CATATTGTTTTGTGAAATACACGACATTTGAGGAAGCTGACAGGGCTATTAGGGCTTTGCATAATCAGCATACAATTCCTGGG GAAGTGGTTCCATTTAAAGTCAGATATGCTGATGGAGAACGGGAACGCCCAG TTCCCCGCTGTCCCGTGGTAGGGGGATTTGTGGACAAGCTCTATGTTGGTTCTATAAACAAGCTGGCTTCAAAACAGGAAATTGAGGAG ATATTTTCTCCATATGGTCATGTGGAAGATGTCTACATTGCACGTGATGAGCTGAAGCAAAGTCGTG GATGTGCATTTGTTAAGTTTGCTCAGAGAGATATGGCACTGGCAGCAATCAAAGGATTAAATGGAACTCTTACCATGAGA GGGTGTGATCAGCCATTGATTGTTCGTTTTGCAGATCCCAAAAAACCTAAGACTGGAGAATTAAG AGGCAGTTATGCATTTGGTGGTCCAAATTTTGGTCCCTGCTCTCAACAACCAATGATCAG GCCAGCACCTGGGTGTTTTTTGCCTAACGCTTCATTTTCTATGCAACAAACCTCAACAACTGGAGTTCCACAAGCTGTTGCCCATGCAGCAAAACAGGAACTTGTATCTCCTCATATCACAGAGCAACCACTTTCTTCAGTAAAGCACTCGCCTTCACAGTTGTCTCAGATGCCATTACAGCATATGCAGGCTCCAGAGAAATGTTTTCAATCACCTCAACAAGCAATTTTTGATACACATAAACAGACCCAAATTTTAGAGCAGCAGCAGAATCAACAGATTGCCCTGCAGGAG CATGTTTTCCTGCAGCCAACTTGGACTACAAACACTCAACCAGCTAGTCGTAATTCTGTCACCTCTGCAGTGCCTCCCAGTCCCCAAATCGTGGATCCAGGAGAGTGTGATTGGAGTGAGCATTCCTGCCCAGATGGATACAAGTACTATTATAATTGTATCACCTATGAAAGTAGA AAGGTGTGA
- the LOC118046887 gene encoding flowering time control protein FCA isoform X1, with product MERHRGDHQRHHELQHPNFNQHHPDQNQFNNHNHSHYNYDSNQQMSGEANDPFSGGLFRPNGRKRGRFHSSDYGDGGVNAKLYVAPIPRTTTEENIRSLFEEHGSVVEVVLPRDKRTGQQQAYCFVKYTTFEEADRAIRALHNQHTIPGEVVPFKVRYADGERERPVPRCPVVGGFVDKLYVGSINKLASKQEIEEIFSPYGHVEDVYIARDELKQSRGCAFVKFAQRDMALAAIKGLNGTLTMRGCDQPLIVRFADPKKPKTGELRGSYAFGGPNFGPCSQQPMIRPAPGCFLPNASFSMQQTSTTGVPQAVAHAAKQELVSPHITEQPLSSVKHSPSQLSQMPLQHMQAPEKCFQSPQQAIFDTHKQTQILEQQQNQQIALQEPTWTTNTQPASRNSVTSAVPPSPQIVDPGECDWSEHSCPDGYKYYYNCITYESRWEKPVEITLFLQQFQEQKRLHGSNQQSSLSPVCSAEEVDQTQKVLLEMCLLH from the exons atggaaagACACAGAGGAGACCATCAACGGCATCACGAGCTTCAACATCCCAACTTTAACCAGCACCATCCCGACCAGAACCAATtcaacaaccacaaccacagcCATTATAATTACGACTCTAATCAGCAGATGAGTGGTGAAGCTAACGACCCATTTAGTGGTGGATTATTCCGCCCCAATGGCCGCAAAAGAGGCCGATTCCATTCTTCAG aTTACGGTGATGGTGGTGTTAATGCAAAGCTTTATGTCGCACCAATTCCAAGAACAACGACTGAAGAAAAT ATCCGCTCTTTGTTTGAAGAACATGGAAGTGTTGTTGAGGTTGTTTTACCCCGGGATAAGCGGACTGGGCAGCAACAAG CATATTGTTTTGTGAAATACACGACATTTGAGGAAGCTGACAGGGCTATTAGGGCTTTGCATAATCAGCATACAATTCCTGGG GAAGTGGTTCCATTTAAAGTCAGATATGCTGATGGAGAACGGGAACGCCCAG TTCCCCGCTGTCCCGTGGTAGGGGGATTTGTGGACAAGCTCTATGTTGGTTCTATAAACAAGCTGGCTTCAAAACAGGAAATTGAGGAG ATATTTTCTCCATATGGTCATGTGGAAGATGTCTACATTGCACGTGATGAGCTGAAGCAAAGTCGTG GATGTGCATTTGTTAAGTTTGCTCAGAGAGATATGGCACTGGCAGCAATCAAAGGATTAAATGGAACTCTTACCATGAGA GGGTGTGATCAGCCATTGATTGTTCGTTTTGCAGATCCCAAAAAACCTAAGACTGGAGAATTAAG AGGCAGTTATGCATTTGGTGGTCCAAATTTTGGTCCCTGCTCTCAACAACCAATGATCAG GCCAGCACCTGGGTGTTTTTTGCCTAACGCTTCATTTTCTATGCAACAAACCTCAACAACTGGAGTTCCACAAGCTGTTGCCCATGCAGCAAAACAGGAACTTGTATCTCCTCATATCACAGAGCAACCACTTTCTTCAGTAAAGCACTCGCCTTCACAGTTGTCTCAGATGCCATTACAGCATATGCAGGCTCCAGAGAAATGTTTTCAATCACCTCAACAAGCAATTTTTGATACACATAAACAGACCCAAATTTTAGAGCAGCAGCAGAATCAACAGATTGCCCTGCAGGAG CCAACTTGGACTACAAACACTCAACCAGCTAGTCGTAATTCTGTCACCTCTGCAGTGCCTCCCAGTCCCCAAATCGTGGATCCAGGAGAGTGTGATTGGAGTGAGCATTCCTGCCCAGATGGATACAAGTACTATTATAATTGTATCACCTATGAAAGTAGA TGGGAGAAGCCTGTGGAGATCACCTTATTTCTGCAACAATTCCAGGAACAGAAAAGGCTGCATGGTTCAAACCAGCAATCTTCCCTCTCGCCAGTTTGTTCTGCTGAGGAAgttgatcaaacacaaaaggTGCTTCTTGAGATGTGTCTCTTGCATTAG